A genome region from Nicotiana tabacum cultivar K326 chromosome 13, ASM71507v2, whole genome shotgun sequence includes the following:
- the LOC107827043 gene encoding respiratory burst oxidase homolog protein E-like, whose translation MQLMSFLRSSPTSSKRSSYNRNFDMPEDSTAETSEHVGGAMLPIFLNDLQRNNDKDIVEVRLELDDNSIVLCSVTPTPPHNTNVAAGEEEHSPSGIPSNSTYASAIASRICRKFQWLRSPGRDDHHQFHGNQLMTTNLSAAREEMKSKLQVERNKPSAGCALGGLRFISKSTRESDINELWGKVETRFDALAKDGLLSREDFGECIGMEDSKEFAVGIFNALERRRRRQKTAKINKAELHEFWLQISDQSFDARLQIFFDMADSNGDGRITREEVQELIMLSASVNKLSRLKECAAEYASLIMEELDPEGLGYIELWQLETLLLQRDNYMSYSRPLSTTTLEWSQNLGISKTNIIVKKASCALKCLVLDNWQRGWILLLWLSVMTALFTWKFLQYRQMAAFQVMGYCLATAKGAAETLKFNMALILLPVCRNILTRLRSTRARILIPFDDNINFHKIIAHAIAVGIILHAANHLACDFPHLVNSSPEKFALVASDFDKLKPTYRSLLIGVEGITGISMVTLMTIAFTLATRRFRRSILKLPPPLNRLTGFNAFWYSHHLLALVYVLLILHGTFLFFVHKWYQKTTWMYISIPLILYIAERSLRIWRSEDYAVKILKVSVLPGDLLSLIMSKPEGFKYKSGQYIFLQCPTISSFEWHPFSITSAPGDNYLSVHIRIVGDWTKELKRVFTEDRSSACVVGRAKFNEHENVDQRGLPRMLVDGPYGAPAQDYQNYDALLLVGLGIGATPFISILKDLLNNTRPHENDLNTETSASDDSWTSFVSSSTTSSVKKKSQRIRSAHFYWVTREPGSFEWFKGVMNEVSEMDHKGRIEMHNYLTSVYEEGDARSTLITMIQALNHAKHGVDILSGTRVRTHFARPKWMEVFKRIALKHPYSTVGVFYCGMPVLAKELKKLSQELTYKTSTRFEFHKENF comes from the exons ATGCAGCTGATGTCATTTTTAAGGTCATCTCCTACCAGCTCAAAGCGATCCAGTTACAACCGGAACTTTGACATGCCAGAGGATTCTACGGCGGAAACGTCGGAGCATGTTGGTGGCGCAATGTTGCCGATTTTCCTCAACGATTTACAGAGAAACAACGACAAAGACATAGTTGAGGTCAGGCTAGAACTTGATGATAATTCCATTGTTTTGTGTAGCGTAACACCAACTCCACCGCACAATACCAATGTTGCTGCTGGGGAAGAAGAACATTCTCCCAGCGGAATTCCATCGAACAGCACGTATGCATCTGCCATCGCTTCTAGAATTTGCCGGAAATTCCAGTGGCTGAGATCACCGGGAAGGGATGATCACCATCAGTTTCATGGCAACCAGCTGATGACGACGAATTTATCGGCGGCACGAGAGGAGATGAAATCGAAATTGCAGGTGGAGAGGAATAAACCGAGTGCTGGATGCGCGCTTGGAGGGTTGAGATTTATAAGCAAGAGCACGAGAGAATCTGACATTAATGAGCTTTGGGGAAAAGTTGAGACGCGCTTCGATGCTTTGGCCAAGGATGGTTTGCTCTCTAGAGAAGATTTCGGTGAATGCATTG GAATGGAGGATTCAAAAGAGTTTGCAGTGGGGATTTTTAATGCATTGGAGCGACGACGACGGAGACAAAAGACggcaaaaataaataaagcagAGCTTCACGAATTTTGGTTGCAAATTTCGGACCAAAGCTTTGACGCTCGACTTCAGATTTTCTTTGACAT GGCTGATAGCAATGGAGATGGGAGAATCACGAGAGAAGAAGTTCAAGAG CTGATAATGCTGAGTGCTTCAGTAAATAAGCTCTCCAGATTGAAGGAATGTGCAGCAGAGTATGCTTCTTTAATAATGGAGGAATTAGACCCAGAAGGTCTCGGTTACATTGAG TTATGGCAGTTGGAAACACTTCTTCTACAAAGGGACAACTACATGAGCTACAGCAGACCTTTAAGCACAACAACCCTTGAATGGAGTCAGAACCTAGGAATCAGCAAGACCAACATCATAGTAAAGAAAGCAAGTTGTGCCCTCAAATGCCTTGTCTTAGATAACTGGCAGAGGGGCTGGATTCTGCTGCTATGGTTGTCGGTGATGACTGCACTATTCACTTGGAAATTCTTGCAGTATAGGCAAATGGCAGCATTTCAAGTTATGGGTTACTGCTTGGCAACAGCTAAAGGAGCTGCCGAGACTCTCAAGTTTAACATGGCACTAATCCTTTTACCAGTTTGTCGAAACATATTAACTAGGTTACGGTCAACAAGAGCCAGGATACTTATTCCATTTGATGACAACATCAATTTTCACAAG ATTATTGCACATGCCATAGCTGTTGGCATAATACTTCATGCAGCCAACCATTTAGCGTGTGATTTTCCCCATCTGGTTAACTCATCGCCAGAAAAATTTGCACTCGTAGCTTCTGATTTTGACAAGTTAAAGCCAACTTACAGAAGCCTTTTGATTGGTGTTGAAGGCATAACTGGTATTTCTATGGTAACGTTGATGACTATAGCCTTCACACTGGCAACACGACGCTTCAGGAGGAGCATACTGAAGCTACCACCCCCCCTGAACCGATTAACGGGCTTCAACGCATTTTGGTATTCTCACCACCTTCTGGCATTGGTCTACGTATTGCTAATACTACATGGAACATTCCTGTTCTTTGTCCACAAATGGTATCAGAAAACG ACATGGATGTATATCTCCATTCCCTTAATCCTCTACATTGCAGAGAGGAGTTTGAGAATATGGCGTTCAGAAGACTATGCAGTTAAGATCTTGAAG GTTTCTGTACTTCCAGGAGATCTCTTAAGCTTGATCATGTCAAAACCAGAAGGCTTCAAATACAAGAGCGGCCAGTACATATTCCTGCAGTGCCCAACAATATCCTCATTTGAATG GCATCCATTTTCTATAACATCCGCACCAGGAGACAACTATCTCAGTGTTCACATCCGAATTGTAGGTGACTGGACAAAAGAACTTAAGAGGGTATTCACAGAGGATAGAAGTTCAGCATGTGTAGTTGGTCGAGCAAAGTTTAATGAACATGAAAATGTTGATCAAAGAGG CTTACCTCGAATGCTAGTCGATGGACCCTATGGTGCCCCAGCACAAGACTATCAAAATTATGATGCCTTGCTTCTTGTAGGACTTGGTATTGGAGCTACACCTTTTATAAGTATCCTAAAGGATCTATTGAACAATACAAGACCACATGAAAAC GATTTGAATACTGAGACTAGCGCATCAGATGATAGCTGGACAAGTTTTGTCTCTTCAAGCACAACATCAAGTGTAAAAAAGAAATCACAAAGAATAAGAAGTGCACATTTTTACTGGGTTACCAGAGAACCTGGATCCTTTGAGTGGTTCAAAGGAGTGATGAATGAAGTTTCAGAGATGGATCACAAA GGTCGGATAGAGATGCACAATTATCTAACGAGTGTTTATGAAGAGGGTGATGCCAGATCAACTCTCATCACCATGATCCAGGCACTTAATCACGCAAAACATGGCGTTGACATCCTGTCTGGCACGAGG GTGAGGACACATTTTGCAAGGCCCAAATGGATGGAAGTATTCAAGAGAATAGCTTTGAAACATCCCTATTCGACAGTAG GAGTCTTCTACTGCGGGATGCCTGTCTTGGCAAAGGAGTTGAAGAAGCTATCACAAGAATTAACTTACAAGACATCCACGCGTTTCGAGTTCCACAAGGAGAACTTCTGA